One genomic window of Bartonella sp. HY038 includes the following:
- the rnr gene encoding ribonuclease R has translation MVHLPSREDVVQFISDNPGSNGKREIAKAFGLKSEGRIWLKNLLRSLADDGVIEKRRKTIHSKGSLPPVAVLDIFGRDKDGSLLGRPVDWHDDEPPIVLLRAGKVAGGPAIGVGDRITAKVFPSKEKGPAYTGRLIRKVDKKNSTVLGVLREIKGEWRLEPVDRKQDPVLIDPQSLENAKENDLVEVTLGRDSRYGLKRGMVRQVVGSIESEKALSMIAIYAHSIPHIFPEEVLQESENVKPVVMADCKDGAGREDWRDIPFVTIDPHDAKDHDDAVYAEPDSNEANAHGHIVMVAIADVSAYIRPNSAMDREALKRGNSVYFPDRVVPMLPERISNNLCSLREGEERPAMGVRMVYNKDGHKLSHSFHRVMIRSHAKLSYQQAQKAIDGVLDEKTAPIIDTILKPLWKAYDSLKKARDKREPLDLDLPEKKLLLDEEGRVKDVYIPLRLDAHRLIEECMIAANVAAAETLKSKGQSLIFRIHDQPSLAKQETLREFLATIGLPLARGADLTPSKFNAILSKVKGSEQQDLVNQVVLRSQAQAEYSPDNIGHFGLTLHNYAHFTSPIRRYADLIVHRALIKALKLGNDGLTDREEEQLGEISAQISQTERRAMAAERETTDRLIAHYLADKINAEFSGRITGVTKSGLFVQLDPYGADGFIPISTLGAEYYLYDEARHALVGERSQKGFQMGDVVSVRLVEALPVAGALRFEMLTKPQELPFSMLSHHKTGKRNRNMAQKPQRGRRRR, from the coding sequence ATGGTTCATCTACCAAGCCGCGAAGATGTGGTGCAATTTATTTCTGATAATCCAGGAAGTAACGGCAAGCGTGAAATTGCCAAAGCCTTTGGTTTAAAAAGCGAAGGCCGCATTTGGCTGAAAAATCTTTTACGCAGTTTGGCTGATGATGGGGTTATTGAAAAGCGGCGTAAAACTATTCATTCTAAGGGTAGTTTACCGCCGGTTGCAGTGCTGGATATTTTTGGTCGCGATAAAGATGGTTCATTACTTGGTCGACCTGTCGATTGGCATGATGATGAGCCGCCGATTGTTTTATTGCGCGCCGGTAAAGTCGCCGGTGGTCCTGCTATTGGTGTTGGTGATCGTATCACCGCTAAAGTTTTTCCATCTAAAGAAAAAGGCCCTGCTTATACAGGGCGCCTTATTCGTAAAGTGGACAAGAAAAATAGTACTGTTCTTGGTGTGTTGCGCGAGATAAAAGGCGAATGGCGGTTGGAGCCGGTTGATCGCAAGCAAGATCCTGTTCTTATTGATCCGCAATCATTAGAAAATGCCAAGGAAAATGATCTTGTTGAAGTGACACTTGGTCGTGATAGCCGCTATGGTTTAAAACGTGGCATGGTGCGGCAAGTGGTGGGTAGTATTGAGAGTGAAAAAGCACTTTCAATGATTGCAATCTACGCTCATTCCATACCGCATATTTTTCCTGAAGAGGTTTTGCAGGAATCTGAAAATGTTAAGCCAGTAGTCATGGCTGATTGTAAAGATGGAGCAGGGCGCGAAGATTGGCGCGATATTCCGTTTGTAACGATTGATCCCCATGATGCTAAAGATCATGATGATGCAGTTTATGCTGAGCCAGACAGCAATGAGGCCAATGCACATGGTCACATTGTTATGGTAGCTATTGCTGATGTTTCCGCTTATATCCGTCCTAATTCGGCAATGGATAGGGAGGCATTAAAACGCGGCAATTCCGTTTATTTTCCCGATCGCGTTGTGCCTATGCTGCCAGAGCGGATTTCTAATAATCTTTGCTCGCTGCGTGAGGGTGAAGAGCGCCCAGCTATGGGCGTGCGTATGGTCTATAATAAGGATGGTCACAAGCTAAGCCACAGTTTCCATCGGGTAATGATTCGCTCCCATGCAAAGTTAAGCTATCAACAAGCGCAAAAAGCAATTGACGGGGTGTTGGATGAAAAAACCGCACCGATTATTGACACAATCTTGAAGCCGCTTTGGAAGGCCTATGATAGCCTTAAAAAAGCGCGTGACAAGCGTGAGCCTTTGGACCTTGATTTACCTGAAAAGAAGCTGCTTCTTGATGAAGAAGGGCGCGTTAAGGATGTTTATATTCCATTGCGCCTTGATGCGCATCGCTTAATTGAAGAATGTATGATTGCTGCCAATGTCGCAGCTGCAGAAACCTTGAAAAGCAAAGGTCAATCATTAATTTTCCGAATTCATGACCAGCCATCGCTTGCTAAGCAAGAAACCTTGCGTGAATTTTTGGCAACAATTGGCTTACCGCTTGCCCGCGGTGCTGACCTTACGCCATCTAAGTTTAATGCCATTTTGAGTAAGGTAAAGGGCAGCGAACAGCAGGACTTGGTTAATCAGGTTGTCTTGCGTTCGCAAGCTCAAGCTGAATATAGTCCAGATAATATTGGTCATTTTGGTTTAACTCTGCATAATTATGCGCATTTTACCTCACCTATTCGCCGCTATGCGGATTTAATTGTGCATCGCGCGCTTATCAAGGCGTTAAAGCTAGGCAATGATGGTTTGACTGATCGTGAGGAAGAGCAGCTTGGCGAAATCTCGGCGCAAATTTCGCAAACAGAACGCCGTGCTATGGCAGCAGAACGTGAAACAACCGACCGCTTAATAGCGCATTATCTTGCCGATAAAATAAATGCTGAATTTTCAGGCCGTATCACCGGTGTGACTAAGTCAGGTTTATTTGTCCAGCTTGATCCTTATGGTGCTGATGGCTTTATACCAATATCAACACTTGGCGCTGAATATTACCTTTATGATGAAGCCCGTCATGCTTTGGTTGGAGAGCGCAGCCAAAAAGGTTTCCAAATGGGGGATGTTGTATCTGTGCGTTTAGTTGAAGCCTTGCCGGTTGCTGGTGCTTTACGCTTTGAGATGTTGACTAAGCCGCAAGAATTACCATTCTCAATGCTTTCTCATCATAAAACAGGCAAAAGAAACCGTAATATGGCACAAAAGCCACAACGGGGCCGCCGCCGTAGGTGA
- a CDS encoding MFS family transporter, producing MHSHEADSHQPDPHDTRKRIYAIVSSASGNLVEWYDFYVYAFTSIYFAALFFPSNGDTTQELLKAAGVFFVGFLMRPIGGWLFGRIADKYGRKRSLLISVLMMCAGSFLIALLPTYETIGILAPIFLLLLRMLQGLSVGGEYGTTATYMSEVALKGRRGFFSSFQYVTLIGGQLLASLVVFILASYLDDEALKSWGWRVPFFIGGLAAIVALYLRSNLHETSTEETRTSKEAGSIVALLRNHGKAFLLVLGFTAGGSLTFYTYTTYMQKFLVTTAGFEKHAATTLMTAALFVFMIIQPFFGMLADRIGTRKSLLIWTVLSIICTIPALKIIGSATSPYVVFFTIVVMLAITSLYTSISGIVKAEMFPASARALGVGLSYAIANAIFGGSAETVALGMKQLGHENYFYIYVTIMMVVAFIAALLMPDARKKGYLQGHGIH from the coding sequence ATGCACTCACATGAAGCTGATTCACATCAGCCAGATCCGCATGATACACGTAAAAGAATTTATGCAATTGTATCGAGCGCCTCTGGCAACCTAGTTGAATGGTATGATTTTTACGTTTATGCATTCACATCAATTTATTTTGCTGCGTTATTTTTTCCATCAAACGGCGACACAACCCAAGAGCTATTGAAGGCAGCAGGCGTTTTCTTTGTCGGCTTTCTTATGCGCCCCATTGGTGGCTGGTTATTTGGCCGCATCGCCGATAAATATGGGCGCAAACGCTCATTGCTTATTTCCGTTTTGATGATGTGCGCCGGTTCATTTTTAATTGCGCTTTTGCCGACTTATGAAACAATTGGCATATTAGCACCAATTTTTCTTTTGCTTTTGCGTATGTTACAGGGACTTTCCGTTGGCGGCGAATATGGTACGACGGCAACCTATATGAGTGAAGTAGCACTTAAAGGTCGTCGCGGATTTTTCAGCTCATTCCAATATGTAACTCTCATTGGTGGTCAATTATTAGCCTCACTGGTGGTGTTTATTCTTGCTAGCTATCTGGATGATGAGGCTTTGAAAAGCTGGGGTTGGCGCGTTCCATTTTTCATTGGTGGTTTAGCAGCAATTGTGGCGCTTTACTTGCGTTCAAACCTTCATGAAACTTCAACAGAGGAAACACGCACAAGTAAAGAAGCAGGTAGCATTGTCGCTTTGTTGCGCAATCATGGCAAAGCATTTTTATTGGTACTTGGTTTTACAGCTGGGGGTTCTTTAACTTTTTATACCTACACTACCTATATGCAAAAATTCTTAGTAACAACTGCCGGTTTTGAGAAACATGCTGCAACAACCTTGATGACTGCAGCTCTTTTTGTTTTCATGATAATACAACCATTTTTTGGTATGCTTGCAGATCGTATCGGTACCAGAAAATCACTGCTTATTTGGACAGTATTATCGATCATCTGCACAATTCCCGCGCTAAAAATCATTGGCAGTGCAACATCGCCCTATGTCGTATTTTTTACCATTGTGGTCATGCTCGCCATTACTAGCCTATACACCTCTATTAGTGGTATTGTTAAAGCTGAAATGTTCCCCGCTTCAGCTCGGGCGTTGGGGGTTGGTCTGTCTTATGCCATTGCAAATGCAATTTTTGGTGGTTCGGCTGAAACCGTTGCACTTGGAATGAAGCAACTTGGACATGAAAACTATTTCTATATTTATGTAACAATCATGATGGTCGTTGCATTTATCGCCGCATTGCTCATGCCTGATGCTCGCAAAAAAGGCTATTTGCAAGGACATGGTATCCACTAA
- a CDS encoding FAD-binding oxidoreductase, with protein MTPDLIERFVAIVGSNNAITDPDILSSYLIEQRGLYHGKTPLLLRPQSTQQVSKLMQLANETKTAIVPQGGNTGLVGAQQPDTSGNQIIISLARLNKIRSIDVEGNLILAEAGVILKNLQEAADEANRLFPLSLGSEGSCQIGGNLSSNAGGTAVLSYGNSRELCLGVEVVLPDGRILDDLRQVKKDNSGYDLKDLFIGAEGTLGIITAAVLKLYPKPRGKAVAYVGVKSPFEALKLFTIAHDKASTMLTGFELMPRIGLEFTVDYNAKSRDPFSAPYPWYVLIDISSPHSDSEACQFIEDILSETFEKNIILDAVIASNKTQENEFWTMREEMSPAQKKQGGSIKHDISVPVASIPDFIAEAGELVESLIPAARIVCFGHMGDGNLHYNITQPIDMDRHEFLSKWADVNHHVHTLVMRYGGAFSAEHGIGQLKRQELIAFKSPVAIDLMRKIKLAFDPNGIMNPGKML; from the coding sequence ATGACACCAGATTTAATCGAGCGCTTTGTTGCTATTGTTGGTAGTAATAACGCAATTACGGATCCCGATATTTTAAGCTCTTATTTAATTGAGCAGCGTGGGCTTTATCACGGCAAGACGCCGCTTTTATTACGCCCGCAATCTACTCAACAAGTCTCAAAACTAATGCAGCTTGCCAATGAAACAAAAACCGCCATTGTTCCGCAAGGAGGCAATACTGGTCTCGTCGGCGCCCAACAGCCTGATACAAGTGGCAACCAAATCATTATTTCATTAGCGCGGCTCAATAAAATTCGCTCTATAGATGTGGAAGGGAATCTTATATTGGCAGAAGCCGGCGTTATTTTAAAAAATCTACAAGAAGCCGCCGATGAGGCCAATCGACTTTTTCCTCTTTCACTAGGATCGGAAGGCTCATGCCAAATTGGCGGCAACTTGTCGTCTAATGCTGGTGGTACTGCCGTACTATCCTATGGCAATAGCCGGGAATTATGTCTTGGTGTTGAAGTTGTATTGCCTGATGGCCGCATATTGGATGATTTACGCCAAGTTAAAAAAGATAATAGCGGATATGATTTAAAAGATCTTTTTATTGGAGCCGAAGGTACGCTAGGTATTATTACAGCGGCAGTGCTAAAACTATATCCAAAGCCACGCGGCAAAGCTGTAGCATATGTTGGCGTAAAATCGCCTTTTGAAGCGCTTAAGCTTTTTACTATTGCCCATGATAAAGCGAGTACTATGCTTACGGGGTTTGAATTAATGCCGCGCATAGGACTAGAATTTACGGTCGATTACAACGCTAAAAGTCGCGATCCATTCTCTGCGCCTTACCCTTGGTATGTATTGATTGATATTTCCTCTCCCCACTCAGATAGTGAAGCATGCCAATTCATTGAAGATATTTTAAGTGAGACCTTTGAAAAAAATATTATTCTAGATGCGGTTATTGCTAGCAATAAAACACAAGAAAACGAATTCTGGACTATGCGTGAAGAGATGTCACCGGCTCAAAAAAAACAAGGTGGCTCGATTAAGCATGACATCTCCGTTCCTGTAGCTTCAATTCCAGATTTTATTGCTGAAGCGGGCGAATTGGTTGAAAGCCTTATTCCTGCGGCTCGCATCGTCTGCTTTGGCCATATGGGTGATGGCAATCTTCACTATAATATCACTCAACCAATTGACATGGATCGGCATGAATTTTTGTCCAAATGGGCTGATGTTAATCATCATGTTCACACGCTTGTTATGCGCTATGGTGGTGCCTTTTCTGCAGAACATGGTATTGGCCAACTCAAAAGACAAGAACTTATTGCCTTTAAATCCCCAGTCGCTATCGATTTAATGCGAAAAATTAAATTAGCCTTTGATCCAAATGGCATTATGAACCCGGGAAAAATGTTATAA
- a CDS encoding F0F1 ATP synthase subunit B, translated as MTDTFWALIALVLFLAILAYLKVPSWIGKALDARSLRISEELEDARRLREDAQQLLAEYQRKRSEAEKEAADIIAVAQREAVALTEDARRKTEEYVERRNRLAEQKISLAEADAIAAVRSKAVDIAIAAAGKIISEELDSNKSDKLFHNSLEQVKTKLN; from the coding sequence ATGACCGATACTTTTTGGGCCCTTATTGCGCTTGTACTATTTTTGGCGATTTTAGCCTATTTAAAAGTTCCAAGTTGGATTGGCAAAGCCTTAGATGCACGCTCGTTACGCATATCTGAAGAATTGGAAGATGCTCGCCGCTTACGTGAAGATGCACAACAGCTTTTAGCTGAATATCAACGCAAGCGTTCTGAAGCGGAAAAGGAAGCCGCTGACATTATTGCAGTTGCGCAACGCGAAGCAGTTGCACTAACAGAAGATGCACGTCGCAAGACCGAAGAATATGTAGAGCGCCGCAATCGTTTGGCCGAGCAAAAAATTTCTCTTGCTGAAGCCGATGCAATTGCTGCAGTACGTTCCAAAGCTGTTGATATTGCAATCGCAGCTGCCGGAAAAATAATTAGCGAAGAACTAGACAGCAATAAATCAGATAAATTGTTTCATAATTCGCTAGAGCAAGTTAAAACAAAACTTAATTAA
- a CDS encoding F0F1 ATP synthase subunit B → MFVSSAFAQGVESTAEHASAGHGGSSFPPFDSTYFASHLFWLIICFGLFYIFIARIAVPRIGSVIENRRDRIASDLDQAARMKQDADAAVSAYEKELSEARARGLVIAQAANDEAKAKAERERKTVEAELEEKLAAAEKRIGDIKDRAMQDVGQIAADTAKQIVQDFIGSEATADSLTKAVKSVSE, encoded by the coding sequence ATGTTCGTGTCCTCAGCTTTTGCACAAGGCGTTGAATCCACCGCAGAGCATGCCTCAGCTGGGCATGGTGGCAGCAGTTTCCCTCCCTTTGATTCGACCTATTTTGCATCCCATCTTTTTTGGTTGATCATTTGTTTTGGTCTTTTTTATATTTTTATTGCAAGAATTGCTGTTCCACGCATCGGTTCTGTCATTGAAAATAGACGCGATCGTATCGCATCTGATCTAGATCAAGCCGCCCGTATGAAACAAGATGCAGATGCTGCTGTTAGCGCTTATGAAAAAGAGCTTTCGGAAGCACGCGCAAGAGGCCTTGTTATTGCACAAGCTGCGAATGATGAAGCAAAAGCAAAGGCTGAACGGGAACGTAAAACCGTAGAAGCTGAATTAGAAGAAAAATTAGCTGCTGCAGAAAAGCGCATTGGTGATATTAAAGACCGTGCAATGCAAGATGTTGGCCAAATAGCAGCTGATACAGCGAAACAAATTGTTCAAGATTTTATTGGCAGCGAGGCAACTGCTGATTCTTTAACTAAAGCCGTTAAATCAGTAAGCGAATAA
- a CDS encoding F0F1 ATP synthase subunit C, whose protein sequence is MEAEAAKYIGAGLACFGMAGTALGLGNIFGSYLSGALRNPSAADSQFGRLVFGFAVTEALGIFSLLVALILLFA, encoded by the coding sequence ATGGAAGCGGAAGCAGCAAAATACATCGGCGCCGGTCTAGCCTGTTTTGGTATGGCAGGAACAGCTCTTGGTCTTGGCAACATTTTCGGTAGCTATCTTTCAGGCGCATTGCGCAACCCATCAGCTGCTGACAGCCAGTTCGGCCGTCTTGTATTTGGTTTTGCTGTGACAGAAGCTTTGGGCATTTTCTCATTGCTCGTTGCTCTTATCCTTCTGTTCGCATAA
- a CDS encoding F0F1 ATP synthase subunit A gives MKEATLDPIHQFQIIDLIHINIGSWNLSFTNVSLFMVITIVASAAFLLLTSSSRGLVPTRGQSVSEMAYEFVANTLRESAGTQGMRFFPLVFSLFMFVLVANFIGLFPYFYTVTTQIMITFGLAMLVILTVVFYGVFKHGVGFFKLFVPKGVPAVIVPIVTIIEVISFLSRPISLSVRLFANMLAGHITLKVFAGFCVGLAAMGPIGFGGAILPLAMNVAITALEFLVAFLQAYVFTVLTCMYLNDAVHPGH, from the coding sequence ATTAAGGAGGCAACGTTGGATCCTATTCATCAGTTTCAAATAATAGATCTGATCCATATTAATATCGGTAGTTGGAATTTATCATTTACCAATGTATCCCTTTTTATGGTTATAACTATTGTCGCCTCAGCAGCATTTTTGCTTTTGACCTCTTCAAGCCGTGGTCTTGTGCCAACACGCGGACAGTCGGTCTCAGAAATGGCTTATGAATTTGTGGCAAATACCTTGCGCGAATCTGCTGGAACACAAGGCATGCGGTTTTTCCCGCTCGTATTTTCCTTGTTTATGTTCGTATTGGTTGCCAACTTCATTGGTCTTTTCCCTTACTTCTACACTGTTACAACTCAAATTATGATCACTTTTGGTTTGGCGATGCTCGTTATATTGACCGTTGTGTTTTACGGTGTATTTAAGCATGGCGTTGGCTTTTTCAAACTTTTCGTTCCTAAAGGTGTACCAGCTGTCATTGTACCAATTGTAACAATCATTGAAGTTATTTCGTTCTTATCACGTCCCATCAGCCTTTCAGTTCGTTTGTTCGCCAATATGTTGGCAGGCCATATTACGTTGAAAGTGTTTGCAGGTTTTTGCGTTGGCTTAGCTGCAATGGGGCCAATTGGTTTTGGCGGCGCTATCTTGCCTTTGGCAATGAATGTCGCTATTACAGCACTTGAATTTTTGGTTGCATTCTTGCAAGCATATGTGTTCACAGTATTGACCTGTATGTATCTCAACGATGCAGTGCATCCTGGTCACTAA
- a CDS encoding AtpZ/AtpI family protein, translated as MAKGNQPEKPHGDTINEHQHSNMTDLDERKNRLEEALIKKGAFKQPEPEKTPPSSSYAIKLSSEFLAAIVVGVVLGLGFDQLIGTNPWGLIVFLFLGFAAGVMNVLRSVGMIEQSSIGKQKNNKDN; from the coding sequence ATGGCCAAAGGGAATCAGCCTGAAAAGCCACATGGTGATACCATTAATGAGCATCAACACTCAAACATGACGGATTTGGACGAACGCAAAAATCGCCTAGAAGAGGCTTTGATTAAAAAGGGAGCGTTTAAACAACCTGAACCAGAGAAAACACCGCCTAGCTCAAGCTATGCTATAAAGCTTTCAAGCGAATTTTTAGCAGCAATAGTTGTTGGTGTCGTTTTGGGTCTTGGCTTTGATCAATTAATTGGTACAAATCCTTGGGGATTAATTGTTTTTCTCTTTCTTGGATTTGCCGCTGGCGTTATGAATGTTTTACGTTCTGTAGGCATGATAGAGCAAAGCTCTATTGGCAAACAGAAGAACAATAAAGATAATTAG
- a CDS encoding cell wall hydrolase — translation MILSPTYFVYCAGVYAVSIFQNFFGHQSPKNHVEYRLTAPASYHMPEGRYYEAPLMLPEKRSPTRYLFPLILGAGISIIGMSTLQKQMTAPLVATNTTLFISTPTVTKNKKADRVLQSDNVAELKASRQRFNEQVRISATFTDTAFAQPYSMQSGELSSDQRINSAAKQAFMPRKSNDLRLVLADTQLDRSIKLPTISQLEQQHIARLVPPEKAKGQFQIALGIIPVPKRKELPKLAVPDMLASLVTNDKPDILALGYAPANAGTAKESPFDSILTDAEKTAGRFIPPIGPKDHAWAATPLPASSFTAKEQKCLAEAVYFEARGETLKGQAAVAQVVLNRVRNPSYPNTVCGVVYQNVNWRNRCQFSFACDGKKHLVTEKRHWRIAQDIAKAVSAGQIWLPEVGSSTHYHAVYVRPNWASSMYKMEKIGLHIFYRTKNGGWG, via the coding sequence GTGATTCTATCCCCAACTTATTTTGTCTATTGCGCTGGAGTTTATGCGGTGAGTATTTTTCAAAACTTTTTTGGCCATCAATCGCCTAAGAATCACGTTGAATACCGTCTCACTGCACCTGCAAGTTATCATATGCCAGAGGGACGCTATTATGAAGCACCTTTGATGCTACCTGAAAAGCGCTCACCTACTCGCTACCTTTTTCCACTAATCCTAGGCGCTGGCATTTCAATTATTGGAATGTCGACACTGCAAAAACAAATGACTGCGCCGCTTGTTGCAACTAATACAACGCTTTTTATCAGCACTCCCACCGTTACGAAAAATAAAAAAGCAGATCGCGTCTTACAGTCAGATAATGTCGCTGAACTAAAGGCTAGTCGGCAGCGCTTTAATGAACAAGTGCGAATATCAGCCACTTTTACCGACACTGCATTTGCTCAACCCTACAGCATGCAGTCAGGGGAGCTTTCAAGCGATCAACGAATTAATAGCGCCGCAAAACAAGCTTTTATGCCGCGAAAAAGCAATGATTTACGTCTTGTTTTAGCTGACACTCAATTGGATCGCAGTATAAAGCTGCCAACAATCTCTCAGCTAGAACAACAGCATATTGCTCGTCTTGTTCCGCCCGAGAAAGCTAAGGGTCAATTCCAAATTGCACTTGGGATAATTCCAGTGCCTAAACGCAAAGAACTTCCCAAACTCGCAGTTCCTGACATGCTAGCTTCATTGGTTACTAACGATAAGCCTGACATTCTTGCTCTTGGCTACGCGCCAGCCAATGCTGGGACAGCTAAAGAATCTCCTTTTGATTCCATCTTGACTGATGCAGAGAAAACTGCAGGACGTTTTATTCCACCAATTGGTCCTAAAGATCATGCGTGGGCTGCCACACCTTTACCTGCATCTTCATTTACCGCCAAAGAACAAAAATGCCTCGCTGAAGCTGTTTATTTTGAAGCACGAGGCGAGACATTAAAAGGGCAAGCTGCGGTCGCACAAGTTGTCCTTAATCGGGTTAGAAACCCCTCTTATCCAAATACTGTTTGCGGCGTTGTTTATCAAAATGTTAACTGGCGCAATCGATGCCAATTTTCTTTTGCATGTGATGGGAAAAAGCATCTCGTCACAGAAAAGCGCCATTGGCGCATTGCACAAGATATTGCTAAGGCCGTTTCAGCAGGACAAATCTGGTTGCCTGAGGTTGGCTCTTCGACCCATTATCACGCCGTTTACGTACGCCCAAACTGGGCAAGTTCTATGTATAAAATGGAAAAAATTGGATTACACATATTTTACCGAACAAAAAATGGCGGATGGGGTTGA